A stretch of the uncultured Trichococcus sp. genome encodes the following:
- a CDS encoding PTS sugar transporter subunit IIA produces MLGIIVATHGTLSDGLKNSAEVIFGPTNNIKTANLNLGDDVQALGAKIKEAIHEVDQGDGIIVLVDLVSASPYNQSVLVTNSLEKPLQDSVHIIGGVNLPMLLEAINHQLIGTPVDQAAKAVIAQGKSSVSDWHVSMVTEDDEDDDTF; encoded by the coding sequence ATGTTAGGGATTATCGTTGCGACACATGGAACGTTAAGCGATGGACTTAAAAATTCGGCGGAAGTGATTTTTGGGCCGACCAATAATATCAAAACAGCGAACTTGAATCTGGGAGATGACGTGCAGGCGTTAGGCGCAAAAATTAAGGAAGCCATCCATGAAGTAGATCAAGGGGATGGGATCATTGTGTTGGTGGATCTGGTGAGCGCCAGCCCATATAACCAATCGGTGCTTGTGACGAATAGTCTGGAGAAACCACTGCAAGATTCTGTGCACATCATTGGCGGAGTAAACCTTCCGATGCTGTTGGAAGCAATCAACCATCAATTGATCGGAACACCGGTTGATCAAGCTGCTAAAGCAGTTATTGCACAAGGAAAGAGCAGCGTCAGTGATTGGCATGTATCCATGGTTACAGAAGATGATGAAGATGACGATACTTTTTAA
- the uxuA gene encoding mannonate dehydratase, producing the protein MKWGFRWYGEKGDTIPLDHVRQIAGINGVVGTLLNKLPGDVWEVSEIQELKESVEKGGLELLGIESVAIHDAIKAGTPERDQYIENYITTIKNLSACDVRMICYSFKPIFGWAKTDLFYENKDGSFSLVYDQAVVDKMEPADMYKLIHSQSKGFSLPGWEEERLNKFGKLVEMYEGVTEEILFENLSYFLKKIIPVCEEMDVKMAIHPDDPPFELFGFPRITKNLHDLKKILSIVDSPYNGLTLCTGSLGAEPNNDMVEIIHEVGNKINFVHFRNVEFLGERKFRESAHLTTDGSLDMYAIMKALVDVGFDGVIRPDHGRTVFGEVAMPGYGLYDRAMGIAYLQGLHEAIMKAKE; encoded by the coding sequence ATGAAGTGGGGATTTAGATGGTACGGAGAAAAGGGCGACACGATTCCATTGGATCATGTTCGCCAAATCGCTGGAATCAACGGTGTTGTGGGAACTTTGTTGAACAAGCTGCCTGGGGATGTATGGGAAGTTTCTGAAATCCAAGAATTGAAAGAGTCCGTTGAAAAAGGCGGTCTGGAATTATTGGGGATCGAGAGTGTTGCAATCCATGATGCGATCAAAGCAGGAACGCCTGAACGCGATCAATACATCGAGAATTACATTACGACAATCAAGAACCTGTCCGCATGCGATGTTCGCATGATTTGTTACAGCTTCAAGCCGATTTTTGGTTGGGCAAAGACAGACTTATTCTATGAAAACAAAGATGGCAGCTTCTCGCTTGTATACGATCAAGCTGTCGTGGACAAGATGGAACCGGCTGATATGTACAAACTGATCCACAGCCAATCAAAAGGTTTCAGCCTGCCTGGTTGGGAAGAAGAACGCCTGAATAAATTCGGCAAATTAGTAGAAATGTACGAAGGTGTTACAGAAGAAATCTTATTTGAAAACTTGAGCTATTTCTTGAAAAAGATCATTCCGGTCTGTGAGGAAATGGATGTCAAGATGGCTATTCACCCGGATGATCCACCATTTGAACTGTTCGGCTTCCCTCGTATCACGAAGAATTTGCACGATCTGAAAAAGATCCTTAGCATTGTTGATTCTCCATACAACGGACTTACGCTCTGCACAGGGTCCCTTGGAGCTGAACCAAACAATGATATGGTTGAAATCATTCATGAAGTCGGGAACAAAATCAACTTTGTTCACTTCCGCAATGTCGAATTCTTGGGAGAACGTAAATTCAGGGAATCCGCACATTTGACCACGGATGGTTCATTGGATATGTATGCAATCATGAAAGCTTTAGTGGATGTCGGGTTTGATGGAGTTATCCGTCCCGATCACGGACGTACTGTTTTTGGCGAAGTCGCAATGCCTGGTTATGGATTGTATGACCGCGCGATGGGCATTG